Proteins from one Puntigrus tetrazona isolate hp1 chromosome 10, ASM1883169v1, whole genome shotgun sequence genomic window:
- the ptrh2 gene encoding peptidyl-tRNA hydrolase 2, mitochondrial, with translation MDSLYGPVALGILAGVGCGLCLGWHLSGRFGRSSRSMMAALGNSTGAGSEASVMGESGEFKMILVVRTDLKMGKGKVAAQCSHAAVSAYKQVQRRNPELLKRWEYCGQPKVVVKAPDEDCLMELLSHAKEVGLPVSLIQDAGRTQIAPGSRTVLGVGPGPSDLIDQVTGHLKLY, from the coding sequence ATGGACTCTCTGTACGGGCCTGTCGCTTTGGGTATACTGGCAGGTGTAGGCTGCGGGCTCTGCCTCGGATGGCACCTGAGTGGGCGTTTTGGCAGATCGTCCCGCAGCATGATGGCAGCTTTAGGAAACAGCACCGGTGCTGGCAGCGAGGCCAGCGTGATGGGCGAGAGTGGAGAGTTCAAAATGATCCTGGTGGTCCGAACCGATCTGAAGATGGGCAAAGGTAAAGTGGCGGCCCAGTGCTCCCACGCTGCTGTGTCCGCCTACAAGCAGGTCCAGCGAAGAAACCCAGAGCTCCTGAAACGGTGGGAGTACTGCGGTCAGCCCAAAGTGGTGGTCAAGGCTCCAGATGAGGACTGTCTGATGGAGCTGCTGTCCCACGCTAAAGAGGTCGGACTGCCGGTCAGTTTAATCCAAGATGCTGGAAGAACCCAAATTGCACCAGGGTCTCGGACGGTTCTTGGCGTGGGGCCGGGACCATCTGATCTTATTGATCAAGTGACTGGACACCTAAAATTGTACTGA